One Synergistes jonesii DNA window includes the following coding sequences:
- a CDS encoding molybdopterin-dependent aldehyde oxidoreductase, whose translation MAKEMSAAQLSASYVVKNLTINGVPRRVIGKPDVTLLTVLREQLKMTGTKRGCNCGQCGVCNVILNGKVVRACITRWKSVPEFSQITTIEGVGTPENLHALQWAMIVCGAIQCGFCTPGFIMCGKALLDENKNPTREEVRDWFGKNWMACRCTGYKQIVDAVMKAAAILRGEEKIEDLAKMYKPGDSVWGSSLPRPNAVYKATGLWDFGDDDRLKLPEEFLFAYPYALEGVRHAKVNKIDVSEAEKSEGVNCVVTYKDVFANRGTNRIYGQVNCASALTDGWEHRIMVEEGDKIRQWGEVCAVVVADTETHAREAAAKIKVDYEQLSELIDVYMAKKPDAVKVYDEIDGYDGMPNAWNKRVFKKGEDPHDIITNAPYHIDDEFYSSRQPHMVLEADCGYAYYDEDGKLTLATKSIAVYRHQFQIARGIGVAPSRIRVIQNNLGASFGYKTAPTNEPFLALALIKSGRPVYMRVNMKEHNQRTPKRSPSLMHIRAGADKNGKLLGVEQTWWIDHGPYSESANDLTNKSGQFFFAPYAYDNMKAVGYTVWTNHRWSAAFRAYGSPQAYWGCETAMDMLAYECGIDPFDFREQNLLEWEPFTENPRGQFPSGYAPEVFPLPEMMKKARPYYEEMKKKAKELSTPEKKYGVGVSCSIYNSNDDGADEAASNIELLPDGSVRVMNTWEDHGQGADMGCIGTAHEALKPLHLRPDQIHLLLSDTSKAPNSGAAAASRSQVMVGNAIVDSCNKLLDAMRKADGTYRTYDEMVAEGIPTFYEGYTQAKVLHKDGTTEVCSGNDKDTGIGKPFGFHMFAVNLAMVSVDMKTFKAHCEKFVLVGDVGKINNYLIVDGQQYGGIAQGIGLALTEDFLDESKYNNFVTMGFPYIKDIPDDLTLVHVETPRPLGPFGASGTGEMPLSGPHVAICNAIYAACGARVKTIPAIPARIKAALDEIKK comes from the coding sequence ATGGCAAAGGAAATGTCAGCGGCTCAGCTATCAGCAAGCTATGTAGTCAAGAATCTTACCATCAACGGGGTTCCGCGCCGTGTGATAGGCAAGCCGGACGTAACGCTGCTTACAGTCCTCCGCGAACAGCTCAAGATGACGGGTACGAAGCGCGGCTGCAACTGCGGTCAGTGCGGCGTCTGCAACGTCATCTTAAACGGCAAGGTCGTCCGCGCGTGCATCACGCGCTGGAAGAGCGTTCCCGAGTTCTCGCAGATCACGACTATCGAGGGCGTAGGCACGCCGGAGAATTTGCACGCGCTGCAGTGGGCGATGATAGTATGCGGAGCGATCCAGTGCGGTTTCTGCACGCCGGGCTTCATCATGTGCGGCAAAGCGCTCCTCGACGAGAACAAAAACCCGACGCGCGAAGAAGTCCGCGACTGGTTCGGCAAGAACTGGATGGCCTGCCGCTGCACCGGCTACAAACAGATAGTAGACGCGGTGATGAAAGCCGCGGCGATCCTGCGCGGCGAAGAGAAGATAGAAGACCTCGCCAAGATGTACAAGCCGGGCGATTCCGTTTGGGGTTCGAGTCTCCCGCGTCCAAACGCGGTATACAAGGCGACGGGCCTTTGGGACTTCGGCGACGACGACCGGCTCAAACTGCCGGAAGAATTCCTCTTCGCCTATCCCTACGCGCTTGAAGGAGTCCGTCACGCGAAGGTCAACAAGATAGACGTCAGCGAAGCGGAAAAGAGCGAAGGAGTGAACTGCGTAGTAACTTACAAAGACGTCTTTGCCAACAGAGGCACAAACCGCATATACGGTCAGGTCAACTGCGCCTCCGCCCTCACGGACGGATGGGAGCACCGCATCATGGTCGAAGAGGGCGACAAGATCCGCCAGTGGGGCGAGGTCTGCGCGGTAGTCGTCGCCGACACCGAAACGCACGCGCGCGAAGCGGCTGCGAAGATCAAGGTCGACTACGAACAGCTGTCCGAGCTGATCGACGTCTACATGGCCAAGAAGCCGGACGCCGTCAAGGTATATGACGAGATCGACGGCTATGACGGAATGCCCAATGCGTGGAACAAGCGCGTGTTCAAGAAGGGCGAAGATCCGCACGACATCATTACGAACGCGCCGTATCACATCGACGACGAATTCTACAGCTCGCGTCAGCCTCACATGGTCCTCGAAGCCGACTGCGGCTATGCCTATTACGACGAAGATGGCAAACTGACTTTGGCGACTAAGTCCATAGCGGTCTACCGCCACCAGTTCCAAATCGCGCGCGGCATAGGCGTCGCGCCCTCGCGCATCCGCGTCATCCAGAACAACCTCGGCGCCTCTTTCGGCTACAAGACCGCCCCGACGAATGAGCCGTTTCTCGCCCTTGCCCTGATCAAATCCGGGCGCCCTGTCTACATGCGTGTCAACATGAAGGAGCACAACCAGCGCACGCCGAAGCGCTCGCCCTCCCTTATGCACATTCGTGCCGGTGCGGACAAGAACGGCAAGCTTCTTGGAGTGGAGCAGACTTGGTGGATCGATCACGGCCCCTACAGCGAGTCTGCGAACGACCTCACGAACAAATCGGGGCAGTTCTTCTTTGCTCCCTATGCCTACGACAACATGAAGGCGGTCGGCTATACTGTCTGGACCAACCACCGTTGGAGCGCGGCCTTCCGCGCTTACGGCTCGCCGCAGGCCTACTGGGGCTGCGAGACGGCTATGGACATGCTGGCCTACGAATGCGGCATAGACCCCTTCGACTTTAGAGAGCAAAACCTCCTCGAATGGGAGCCCTTCACGGAGAATCCACGCGGGCAATTCCCGTCGGGCTACGCGCCGGAAGTCTTCCCGCTGCCGGAAATGATGAAAAAAGCGCGTCCATACTACGAGGAAATGAAAAAGAAAGCCAAAGAGCTTTCAACGCCGGAAAAGAAATATGGCGTAGGCGTTTCGTGCAGTATTTACAACTCGAACGACGACGGCGCCGACGAAGCGGCGAGCAACATCGAGCTCCTGCCGGATGGCAGCGTGCGCGTCATGAACACCTGGGAAGACCACGGCCAGGGCGCCGACATGGGCTGCATAGGCACCGCGCATGAGGCGCTTAAGCCGCTGCACTTGCGTCCAGACCAGATACACCTGCTACTCTCCGATACGTCGAAGGCGCCTAACAGCGGCGCCGCGGCGGCCAGCCGTTCGCAGGTCATGGTCGGCAACGCGATCGTAGACAGCTGCAATAAACTGCTCGACGCGATGCGCAAAGCGGACGGCACATACCGGACCTACGACGAAATGGTCGCGGAAGGAATTCCTACCTTCTATGAAGGTTATACACAGGCCAAAGTACTTCACAAGGACGGCACGACGGAAGTCTGCTCGGGCAACGACAAGGACACCGGCATCGGCAAGCCTTTCGGCTTCCATATGTTCGCCGTCAACCTCGCGATGGTCTCCGTCGATATGAAGACCTTCAAGGCACACTGCGAGAAGTTCGTCCTCGTAGGAGACGTTGGCAAAATCAACAACTACTTGATAGTCGACGGCCAGCAGTACGGCGGTATAGCGCAGGGCATCGGCCTCGCGCTTACGGAGGACTTCCTTGACGAGTCGAAGTACAACAACTTCGTGACGATGGGCTTCCCATACATTAAGGACATTCCTGACGATCTCACGCTGGTGCACGTGGAGACGCCTCGTCCGCTCGGGCCGTTCGGAGCATCGGGGACCGGCGAGATGCCGCTTTCCGGCCCGCACGTCGCAATATGCAACGCCATCTACGCGGCCTGCGGAGCGCGAGTAAAGACGATCCCGGCCATCCCGGCAAGGATCAAGGCCGCTCTCGACGAGATAAAGAAGTAA
- a CDS encoding response regulator produces the protein MQSLKVLIAESDPLLQKLYSDVIINDSSFTLLKCVSNGGELFDAMKCVDVDLVLLDLFLKDFDAMADLDELRKSYSRTDYIVVSSGENPELVRKALCIGVFEFLVKPFSFDRLRAALKNYQIYHHSLTGRTRPWQQEDLDALLAMKSHDPSWSANRSIPKGLQLKCLNDVETFLKEHDATFSAQEVGESLGLSRSTARRYLEFLTMSERVVVEYAYRRVGRPEKRYRMALL, from the coding sequence ATGCAGAGTTTGAAAGTTCTTATAGCCGAGTCCGACCCGCTGCTCCAAAAATTGTATTCCGACGTGATCATAAACGACAGCTCATTCACGCTTCTTAAGTGCGTCTCGAACGGCGGGGAGCTTTTCGACGCGATGAAGTGCGTCGACGTCGATCTCGTGCTGCTCGACCTCTTCCTTAAAGACTTCGACGCCATGGCCGACTTGGACGAGCTGCGCAAATCCTACTCGCGCACCGATTACATAGTCGTCTCCTCCGGAGAGAATCCGGAGCTTGTGCGCAAGGCCCTCTGCATAGGCGTCTTCGAATTCCTCGTGAAGCCCTTCTCCTTCGACAGGTTGCGCGCCGCGCTGAAAAATTATCAGATATACCATCATTCGCTGACCGGCAGGACGCGCCCGTGGCAGCAGGAGGACCTTGACGCGCTGCTTGCGATGAAGAGCCACGATCCGTCGTGGAGCGCCAACCGCTCGATACCGAAGGGGTTGCAGCTGAAGTGCCTCAACGACGTCGAAACCTTCCTCAAGGAGCACGACGCGACGTTTTCCGCACAGGAGGTCGGCGAAAGCCTCGGCCTCTCGCGCTCGACGGCGCGCCGCTATCTCGAATTCCTTACGATGAGCGAACGAGTCGTCGTGGAATACGCCTACCGCAGGGTGGGAAGGCCCGAGAAGCGCTATCGGATGGCGCTCTTATAA
- a CDS encoding class I SAM-dependent methyltransferase: MANQIWDPGEYKRNAEFVPNFGAAVIKLLEPKRGERVLDLGCGTGILTKKLAEAGCSAVGVDSSAEMVAAAKAEGVDAFVADAQTLKTNEKFDAVMSNAAIHWMPDHYALSRRVWNLLKPGGRFAAECGGEGCVRIIREGMKIALIKRGIDYKARNPWKFPALGAFSQILESQGFKIKYIARFDCPTQLPAGLRGWLEVFSHSHTAGFTADERESFYKEVEGYCRPALYSEKNGWTADYVRLRFLALKPEEQPYSA; this comes from the coding sequence ATGGCAAATCAAATATGGGATCCGGGAGAATACAAAAGGAACGCGGAGTTCGTGCCGAATTTCGGAGCGGCCGTTATCAAGCTCCTTGAGCCGAAGAGGGGCGAAAGAGTACTCGACCTCGGCTGCGGCACGGGGATTTTGACAAAGAAGCTCGCAGAGGCGGGCTGCTCGGCGGTAGGTGTCGATTCAAGCGCCGAAATGGTCGCGGCCGCGAAGGCGGAGGGCGTCGACGCGTTCGTCGCCGACGCGCAGACCCTTAAGACGAATGAAAAATTCGACGCGGTGATGAGCAACGCCGCGATTCACTGGATGCCGGACCATTACGCGCTTTCGCGTCGCGTCTGGAATCTTCTCAAGCCCGGCGGACGCTTCGCGGCGGAGTGCGGCGGCGAGGGATGTGTGCGCATAATCCGCGAAGGTATGAAGATCGCGCTGATAAAGCGCGGCATAGACTACAAGGCGCGCAACCCCTGGAAGTTCCCCGCGCTCGGGGCCTTCTCGCAGATTCTCGAAAGCCAGGGCTTCAAAATAAAATATATCGCGCGCTTCGACTGCCCGACACAGCTGCCGGCGGGGCTGCGCGGCTGGCTCGAAGTTTTTTCCCACAGCCATACGGCCGGCTTCACAGCTGACGAACGCGAAAGCTTCTACAAGGAGGTCGAGGGTTACTGCCGTCCGGCCCTCTACAGCGAAAAGAACGGTTGGACGGCCGACTACGTGCGTCTGCGCTTCCTCGCGCTTAAGCCCGAGGAACAGCCGTACTCCGCTTAA
- a CDS encoding sialidase family protein — protein sequence MNKFKREAIRIGMRAAVRFPALLPRALAKYFKKLWNKNQLENARVLYAAGNFSPRKEELPHGMRILDLSCTSGFGESVHPCARYIPEGIGEGRWRYVMTLTPLPQGIEYFENPEFLVSADGEEWRLPRGGKSPLIPAPSDWVGYNSDPALHCEGGKIYLIYRRSEYMRSGASVRLLVTETEDCVNWSAPSVMMEEFHGERELAVLMSPSVVKRGGEYFLWYVDGAGGVFSIMRARSGDMLGWREASAAEISGLPEGVEPWHAEVIEKDESELLMTLCYQRAGNYKSDRGIAFASSRDGGVSWRVFGDAIEPGKYNFCKKSLYKGSLLKDERGAFRLYFSGQDEENHWFTALKSSGLPL from the coding sequence TTGAACAAATTCAAGCGCGAGGCGATAAGAATAGGGATGCGGGCCGCGGTGAGGTTCCCCGCGCTGCTGCCGCGCGCCCTCGCGAAATATTTTAAAAAGCTCTGGAACAAAAACCAGCTCGAAAACGCGCGCGTGCTTTACGCTGCGGGAAACTTTTCGCCGAGAAAAGAGGAGCTGCCGCATGGCATGCGCATACTCGACTTATCCTGCACTTCCGGCTTCGGCGAAAGCGTCCACCCCTGCGCGAGATACATCCCAGAAGGTATCGGCGAGGGAAGGTGGAGATACGTAATGACGCTCACGCCGCTTCCGCAGGGCATAGAATATTTCGAGAATCCCGAATTCCTCGTAAGCGCCGACGGCGAAGAGTGGCGTCTGCCGCGCGGGGGAAAGTCCCCGCTGATTCCAGCGCCCTCCGACTGGGTCGGCTACAACTCGGACCCGGCGCTGCACTGCGAGGGCGGGAAAATATATCTTATCTACCGCAGGAGCGAATATATGCGAAGCGGCGCTTCCGTGCGGCTTCTCGTCACGGAGACGGAGGACTGCGTGAACTGGAGCGCGCCTTCCGTCATGATGGAGGAATTCCACGGCGAAAGGGAGCTCGCCGTCCTGATGTCGCCCTCCGTCGTCAAGAGAGGCGGAGAATATTTCCTCTGGTACGTTGACGGCGCGGGCGGCGTCTTTTCGATCATGCGCGCGCGAAGCGGCGATATGCTCGGCTGGCGCGAGGCTTCGGCCGCGGAAATCAGCGGGTTGCCGGAGGGGGTCGAGCCGTGGCACGCGGAAGTCATCGAGAAGGACGAATCTGAGCTGCTGATGACGCTCTGCTATCAGCGCGCCGGAAATTATAAATCGGACAGGGGCATAGCGTTCGCGTCGAGCAGGGACGGCGGCGTGAGCTGGCGCGTCTTCGGCGACGCGATCGAGCCGGGAAAATATAATTTCTGTAAAAAGAGCCTTTACAAGGGCTCGCTGCTGAAGGACGAAAGAGGGGCGTTCAGGCTTTACTTTTCTGGGCAGGACGAAGAGAATCACTGGTTCACGGCGCTGAAGAGCTCGGGGCTCCCGCTCTGA
- a CDS encoding glycosyltransferase: MRVLHYVDENNLTWRESWIALLLKLTELGVDNRALCRGGGTLAARLREGGIETAEYRPLFPSAPALCRGAAKRFDEAAPDIIHTRLSSAAAIGGLWGRRGNVPVVSTVDKHAKIKYYRNADMILPCSEAVARHMEAQGFPPERSRVVYNPIDARFYKRDERARREMRAKNSTGEGDVVIAAGGRFDDGKGFGALIEGYALFLKGTGRGAGTKLWLIGDGPLRAEMEGAVSRLGAAGSVLFSGYVDDVREWLWGADVFVSPSERPEGFSVMLLEAMACGLPAIATNIGGSPEIVTEGVNGLLYEPGDASALAERFARIFSLRAKLPQLRAEAERSAAQFGLDAVAERTIDIYERLLSRKNKR, encoded by the coding sequence GTGCGCGTCCTGCATTATGTAGACGAAAACAACCTCACGTGGCGCGAGTCGTGGATCGCGCTACTCTTAAAGCTGACGGAGCTCGGCGTCGACAACCGCGCGCTCTGCCGTGGAGGCGGCACGCTGGCCGCGCGGCTGCGCGAAGGCGGAATCGAAACGGCCGAGTACAGGCCGCTGTTTCCTTCCGCGCCGGCGCTCTGCCGCGGCGCCGCGAAGCGCTTTGACGAAGCCGCGCCGGACATAATACACACGAGGCTCTCGTCGGCGGCCGCGATAGGGGGGCTGTGGGGAAGGCGCGGAAACGTCCCGGTCGTCTCGACGGTCGACAAGCACGCGAAGATAAAATATTACAGGAACGCCGATATGATACTGCCCTGCTCGGAGGCCGTGGCGCGCCATATGGAGGCGCAGGGCTTCCCGCCGGAAAGGTCGCGGGTCGTCTACAACCCGATAGATGCGCGCTTCTATAAAAGGGACGAGCGGGCGCGCCGCGAAATGCGCGCGAAAAACTCCACCGGCGAGGGAGACGTCGTGATAGCGGCGGGGGGGCGCTTCGACGATGGCAAGGGCTTCGGCGCCCTCATCGAGGGCTACGCGCTCTTTCTGAAGGGAACTGGGAGGGGTGCAGGAACGAAACTCTGGCTCATCGGCGACGGCCCCTTGCGCGCGGAGATGGAAGGCGCCGTCTCGCGCCTCGGCGCCGCCGGCAGCGTGCTCTTCAGCGGATATGTGGACGACGTCAGAGAATGGCTCTGGGGCGCCGATGTCTTCGTATCACCCTCCGAGCGGCCGGAGGGCTTCAGCGTCATGCTGCTCGAGGCGATGGCCTGCGGTCTCCCCGCGATCGCGACGAACATCGGCGGCTCTCCGGAGATCGTAACGGAGGGGGTGAACGGCTTGCTTTATGAGCCGGGAGACGCGTCTGCGCTTGCGGAAAGATTCGCGAGGATTTTTTCGCTCCGCGCAAAGCTGCCGCAACTCAGAGCCGAAGCCGAGAGAAGCGCCGCACAATTCGGCCTCGACGCGGTCGCGGAGAGGACGATAGATATCTACGAGCGCCTCCTTTCGCGAAAAAATAAAAGGTAA
- a CDS encoding glycosyltransferase family 4 protein produces the protein MKVVEILPELEIGGVERHVIDLSNELSRRGHDVTVISAGGRMARQLSARVRQIEMPVHKKNPFTVALCAKKISRRARAEGVQLLHAHSRVPAWIAQIASKKAGIPYIVTAHVDFGNKSRWIYAPYRGAACVICVSAAVREAMKGCFYENAHVVLNGLDEPKVFWKPENLRGPVKFLFVGRLSPVKGLQDALAALPREGEWTLDVLGDGPLRAELEKIASERGLGDKVAFHGYSEKADEFMANSSCLLFPSYAEGMPLTLARAVQIGIPVIASDIAPVVEMAKGRENLLRPGDVEAWRAALKDFIKTRSAKLKIPLSSVPTLAKMADEDEEIYREVIAAGGKKKV, from the coding sequence ATGAAGGTAGTCGAAATTCTTCCGGAGCTTGAGATAGGCGGCGTCGAGCGCCATGTGATAGACCTTTCCAACGAGCTTTCGCGCCGCGGGCACGACGTCACCGTCATATCGGCCGGCGGCAGAATGGCGCGCCAGCTTTCCGCGCGCGTGCGGCAGATCGAAATGCCCGTGCATAAAAAAAATCCTTTTACCGTCGCGCTCTGCGCGAAAAAAATTTCGCGCAGAGCGCGCGCCGAAGGCGTCCAGCTGCTTCACGCCCATTCGCGCGTGCCGGCGTGGATCGCCCAGATCGCCTCTAAAAAAGCCGGCATCCCCTACATCGTCACGGCCCACGTCGATTTCGGCAACAAATCGCGCTGGATATACGCGCCCTACCGCGGCGCGGCCTGTGTGATATGTGTCAGCGCCGCCGTGCGCGAGGCTATGAAGGGCTGCTTTTACGAAAACGCGCATGTCGTGCTGAACGGGCTCGACGAGCCGAAAGTCTTCTGGAAGCCGGAAAATTTGCGCGGGCCGGTGAAATTTTTATTCGTAGGGCGCCTCTCTCCTGTCAAGGGGCTGCAGGACGCTTTGGCCGCCCTGCCGCGGGAAGGGGAGTGGACGCTCGACGTCTTAGGAGACGGCCCGCTGCGCGCCGAGCTTGAAAAAATCGCCTCCGAGCGCGGGCTCGGCGATAAGGTAGCCTTCCACGGCTATTCCGAGAAGGCCGACGAATTCATGGCGAATTCCTCCTGCCTGCTCTTCCCCTCTTACGCCGAGGGGATGCCGCTGACTCTCGCGCGCGCCGTGCAGATAGGCATACCGGTCATAGCGTCGGATATAGCCCCTGTCGTCGAGATGGCGAAAGGGCGCGAAAACCTTTTGCGGCCGGGCGACGTTGAAGCGTGGCGCGCCGCGCTGAAGGATTTTATAAAGACGAGGTCGGCGAAGCTGAAGATTCCTCTCTCAAGCGTGCCGACCCTCGCGAAGATGGCGGACGAGGACGAAGAAATCTATCGCGAAGTCATAGCGGCCGGCGGAAAGAAAAAGGTATAG
- a CDS encoding glycosyltransferase family 8 protein — protein MKDLQKETIHIALAFCDPKGGYSRHAAVTMASIFANTKESVCVHIIHDETLTEENRNKLATTAGDFGQSADFINAGSMIEGKNIDVSRLTADGARGTLYRLLLPEIVGADKIIYLDCDIAVNMDIAELWDVPLENFAVAAARDVWSLDYIKGAPVPWRLGLVWDVLGVSRDGYFNAGVLLMNLKKLREEYDFLKAVEDFYAKYKKCITLADQDCLNYIFAKDKLLIDEKFNRIDAGGVGEEDLRGSIWHMAGGAAKPWVACTRPYVDDLYWRYLRLTPYCRSEDELIRLMLSGLSSPAFTHIHSADCVKRLKKQLADNLFRAHIWTLPYIIAAKLKEPGR, from the coding sequence GTGAAAGATTTGCAGAAAGAGACCATCCATATCGCGCTTGCGTTCTGCGACCCGAAGGGAGGCTATTCGCGCCACGCCGCCGTCACGATGGCGTCGATCTTCGCCAACACAAAGGAGAGCGTATGCGTTCATATAATACACGACGAGACGCTGACGGAGGAGAACAGAAACAAGCTCGCAACGACCGCGGGGGACTTCGGGCAGAGCGCGGACTTTATCAACGCCGGCAGCATGATAGAGGGAAAAAATATCGACGTAAGCCGTCTGACGGCGGACGGCGCGCGCGGCACGCTCTACAGGCTGCTGCTGCCGGAGATAGTAGGCGCCGATAAGATAATCTATCTCGACTGCGACATCGCGGTCAACATGGACATCGCGGAGCTGTGGGACGTCCCGCTGGAAAATTTCGCTGTCGCCGCGGCGCGCGACGTCTGGTCGCTCGATTATATCAAAGGCGCGCCCGTTCCGTGGCGCCTCGGCCTGGTGTGGGATGTCTTGGGCGTATCGCGCGACGGCTACTTCAACGCCGGGGTGCTGCTGATGAATCTAAAAAAGCTGCGCGAAGAGTACGACTTTTTGAAAGCCGTCGAAGATTTCTACGCTAAATATAAAAAATGCATAACCCTCGCCGACCAGGACTGCCTAAATTATATTTTCGCGAAGGACAAGCTGCTGATAGATGAAAAATTCAACCGCATCGACGCAGGCGGCGTGGGCGAAGAGGATCTGCGCGGCTCGATATGGCACATGGCGGGCGGCGCGGCGAAGCCGTGGGTCGCCTGCACGCGCCCGTACGTCGACGACCTTTACTGGCGCTACCTGAGACTCACGCCGTACTGCCGCAGCGAAGACGAACTGATAAGGCTGATGCTCTCGGGGCTCTCCTCTCCGGCCTTCACGCACATACATTCGGCGGACTGCGTAAAGCGCCTTAAAAAACAGCTGGCGGACAACCTCTTCCGCGCCCACATATGGACGCTGCCTTATATAATCGCCGCGAAGTTGAAAGAGCCCGGGAGATGA
- a CDS encoding glycosyltransferase family 2 protein has product MSEVSVIVPIYNQREMLPATLGSLIRQDFADLEIVAVDDASTDGGAQRACEILSRGGRNYKLIRLGKNVGCSSARNRGLRESSGRYVLFFDGDDMAETGFISALHASITENGGDFASCGYKTHDPLSGEVKDFPLVVPEGLSMEEVLELRILNKLDIPHCATLYRKDFLTGSAIAYKDGCSAGEDVEFLIKVLCRANKCSFVPDCLYIYVQHEAMGSRAEIKNRKKKIERYLHHTEAHFREAEYIRRNASGKRPRLLAEDMLLPLAYLRLLSYFAMSGQRERFDALLSSKDIRRAILKSRGAFFIKPEVFLRGCAALLLPSLYYSKYSGYAGR; this is encoded by the coding sequence TTGAGCGAAGTCAGCGTCATAGTCCCGATATATAATCAGAGGGAGATGCTGCCCGCGACTCTCGGCTCCCTCATCCGGCAGGATTTCGCAGATTTGGAGATCGTCGCGGTCGACGACGCTTCGACGGACGGCGGCGCGCAGCGCGCCTGTGAGATACTTTCGCGCGGCGGAAGAAATTATAAGCTGATACGCCTCGGAAAAAACGTCGGCTGCTCGTCGGCGAGAAACAGGGGGCTGCGCGAATCGTCGGGCAGATACGTCCTCTTTTTCGACGGCGACGACATGGCGGAGACGGGTTTTATCTCCGCGCTGCACGCCTCAATCACGGAAAACGGCGGCGACTTCGCGTCGTGCGGCTATAAGACGCACGACCCATTGAGCGGAGAGGTGAAAGATTTTCCCCTTGTCGTGCCGGAGGGGCTGAGCATGGAAGAGGTATTGGAGCTGCGCATACTGAACAAGCTCGACATCCCGCACTGCGCGACCCTTTACAGAAAAGATTTCCTGACGGGCAGTGCGATCGCCTACAAGGACGGCTGCAGCGCCGGCGAGGACGTAGAATTCCTGATAAAGGTCCTCTGCCGCGCGAATAAGTGCTCCTTCGTGCCGGACTGCCTTTACATCTACGTCCAGCACGAGGCGATGGGGTCGCGCGCCGAGATAAAAAATAGAAAAAAGAAAATCGAGCGCTATCTGCATCACACCGAGGCGCACTTCCGCGAGGCCGAGTATATAAGAAGGAACGCGAGCGGGAAAAGGCCTCGCCTCTTGGCCGAGGATATGCTCCTGCCCCTGGCGTACCTCCGGCTGCTTTCCTATTTCGCGATGAGCGGCCAAAGGGAGCGCTTCGACGCGCTGCTTTCGTCTAAGGACATAAGGCGCGCGATACTTAAGAGCCGCGGCGCGTTTTTCATCAAGCCGGAGGTCTTCCTGCGCGGCTGCGCCGCTCTGCTGCTGCCGTCGCTGTATTATAGCAAATACAGCGGCTACGCGGGGCGTTGA